In Acidobacteriota bacterium, one genomic interval encodes:
- a CDS encoding glutamate synthase subunit beta: MGKATGFLELTRQTPTRRPVEERVHDWQEVYQPFPVESLRGQASRCMDCGIPFCHQGCPLGNLIPDWNDLVYRERWREAAARLHATNNFPEFTGRLCPAPCEAACVLGINDLPVTIKQVEVTIVDRAFSEGWVTAEPASVRTGRKVAVVGSGPAGLAAAQQLARQGHDVVLFERADRIGGLLRYGIPDFKMDKALLDRRLAQMAAEGVEFRTSVDVGGSLTGAQLRQDFDAVCLAVGATQPRALTVPGADLRGVHRAMTYLEQQNRVVAGDEVVHDATLDARGKRVIILGGGDTGADCLGTAHRQGAASVRQFEIAPRPPDSRSPADPWPQWPNIYRVSAAHEEGGDREYAIMTTHLEGEDGVLKRLHGVRVEMVRKENGQLAFEPVPGTEFSEDVDLIFLAMGFTGPERLPLFDQLGVECDAAGRVKADPHTRQTTAPGVFVAGDARRGASLIVWAIAEGRQAAEQVGKYLDS, encoded by the coding sequence ATGGGCAAGGCGACAGGGTTTCTCGAGCTCACGCGACAAACGCCGACGCGGCGTCCTGTCGAGGAACGCGTCCACGACTGGCAGGAGGTCTATCAGCCGTTCCCCGTCGAGTCGCTGCGCGGCCAGGCGAGTCGCTGCATGGACTGCGGCATCCCGTTCTGTCATCAGGGGTGTCCGCTCGGCAACCTGATTCCCGACTGGAACGATCTCGTCTACCGCGAGCGGTGGCGCGAGGCTGCCGCCCGCCTGCACGCGACCAACAACTTTCCCGAGTTCACGGGGCGGCTCTGTCCGGCGCCGTGCGAAGCCGCCTGCGTACTCGGCATCAACGACCTGCCCGTGACGATCAAGCAGGTCGAAGTCACGATTGTCGACCGCGCGTTCTCGGAAGGCTGGGTGACCGCCGAACCCGCATCGGTCCGCACGGGCAGGAAGGTAGCCGTTGTCGGGTCCGGTCCGGCGGGTCTTGCCGCGGCGCAGCAACTCGCGCGTCAGGGGCACGACGTCGTCCTCTTCGAGCGGGCCGATCGCATCGGCGGACTGCTGCGGTACGGCATTCCAGACTTCAAGATGGACAAGGCGCTGCTCGATCGCCGTCTCGCGCAGATGGCCGCCGAGGGCGTTGAGTTCAGGACGAGCGTCGATGTGGGCGGTTCGCTCACGGGCGCGCAGCTGCGACAGGACTTCGACGCCGTGTGTCTGGCCGTTGGTGCGACGCAGCCGCGCGCGCTCACCGTGCCTGGTGCCGACCTGCGCGGCGTGCACCGCGCGATGACGTACCTGGAGCAGCAGAACCGCGTGGTGGCCGGCGACGAGGTCGTCCACGACGCGACGCTCGACGCGCGCGGCAAGCGCGTGATCATCCTCGGCGGTGGCGATACCGGTGCCGACTGCCTCGGGACCGCGCACCGTCAGGGCGCGGCAAGCGTGCGCCAGTTCGAGATCGCCCCGCGTCCACCCGACAGCCGCAGCCCCGCCGATCCGTGGCCGCAGTGGCCGAACATCTACCGCGTGTCGGCGGCGCACGAGGAAGGCGGCGATCGCGAGTACGCGATCATGACGACGCACCTCGAAGGCGAGGACGGCGTGCTGAAGCGCCTGCACGGCGTGCGCGTCGAGATGGTCCGCAAGGAGAACGGCCAGCTCGCGTTCGAGCCCGTGCCAGGGACCGAGTTCAGCGAGGACGTCGATCTGATCTTCCTCGCGATGGGATTCACCGGACCGGAGCGCCTGCCGCTGTTCGATCAGCTCGGCGTCGAGTGCGACGCCGCGGGACGCGTGAAGGCCGACCCGCACACGCGCCAGACGACGGCCCCGGGCGTCTTCGTTGCCGGCGACGCGCGCCGGGGCGCGTCACTGATCGTGTGGGCGATTGCCGAAGGGCGTCAGGCCGCCGAGCAGGTCGGGAAGTACCTCGACAGCTAG